A single window of Neisseria chenwenguii DNA harbors:
- a CDS encoding glutamine--tRNA ligase/YqeY domain fusion protein, with translation MLNKDQFADNHFIRTIIEEDLESGRYSAIQTRFPPEPNGYLHIGHAKSICLNFGLAYVYDGKCNLRFDDTNPEKENQEYVDSIKEDVKWLGFEWSGEPRYASDYFDQLFDYAVDLIKAGKAYVDDLTPEEMREYRGTLTEPGKNSPYRERSIEENLDLFYKMRDGEFPDGSKTLRLKIDMASGNINLRDPVIYRIRRAHHHNTGDKWCIYPMYDYTHAISDAIENITHSLCTLEFEAHRPLYDWVVENVAAPSKPHQYEFSRLELLYSITSKRKLNQLVSDGHVSGWDDPRMPTISGMRRRGYTPEGLRLFAKRVGISKSENIVDMSVLEGAVREDLETAAPRLMAVLNPLKVTLTNFDEARTESRFAPYHPNREDFGGRDVRIGQTVYIEQDDFAEIPPKGFKRLTLGGEVRLRHGYVIRCDEAVKNSDGQVVELKCSIDYDTLGKNPEGRKVKGVIHWVAAEHAAPITVRLYDRLFTEPRPDAVRGEDGEYLPFTDFLNPESVKEIRAYAEDVVNTLPAESRWQFERTGYFVTDRKDHAEGKPVFNRTVSLKDTWQAKA, from the coding sequence ATGCTCAACAAAGACCAATTCGCCGACAACCATTTCATCCGTACCATCATTGAAGAAGACCTCGAAAGCGGCCGCTATTCTGCCATCCAAACCCGTTTCCCGCCCGAGCCGAACGGCTATCTGCACATCGGTCACGCCAAATCCATCTGCCTGAATTTCGGTTTGGCCTATGTTTACGACGGCAAATGCAACCTGCGTTTCGACGACACCAACCCCGAAAAAGAAAATCAGGAATACGTTGATTCCATTAAAGAAGACGTGAAATGGCTGGGCTTCGAATGGAGCGGCGAGCCGCGTTATGCCTCGGATTATTTCGACCAACTGTTTGATTACGCGGTGGATTTGATTAAAGCGGGTAAGGCGTATGTGGACGACCTGACGCCCGAAGAAATGCGCGAATACCGCGGCACGCTCACCGAGCCGGGCAAAAACAGCCCCTACCGCGAGCGCAGCATCGAAGAAAACCTTGATTTGTTTTACAAAATGCGCGACGGCGAATTTCCCGACGGCAGCAAAACCCTGCGCCTGAAAATCGACATGGCCTCGGGCAACATCAACCTGCGTGATCCGGTGATTTACCGCATCCGCCGCGCCCACCACCATAACACCGGCGACAAATGGTGCATCTATCCGATGTACGACTACACCCACGCCATTTCCGATGCCATTGAAAACATTACCCATTCTTTGTGTACGCTCGAATTTGAGGCGCACCGCCCGCTGTACGATTGGGTGGTTGAAAACGTTGCCGCGCCGAGCAAGCCGCACCAATACGAGTTTTCCCGTTTGGAACTGCTGTATTCGATTACGTCAAAACGTAAATTAAACCAACTGGTTTCAGACGGCCACGTTTCTGGCTGGGACGACCCGCGCATGCCCACCATCTCCGGCATGCGCCGCCGCGGCTACACACCCGAAGGGCTGCGCCTGTTTGCCAAGCGCGTCGGCATTTCTAAGTCTGAAAACATCGTCGACATGAGCGTGCTCGAAGGCGCCGTGCGCGAGGATTTGGAAACCGCCGCCCCGCGCCTGATGGCGGTGTTGAACCCGCTCAAAGTGACGCTGACCAACTTCGACGAAGCCCGAACCGAAAGCCGTTTCGCGCCGTACCACCCCAACCGCGAAGACTTCGGCGGCCGCGACGTGCGCATCGGCCAAACCGTTTACATCGAGCAGGACGATTTCGCCGAAATCCCGCCCAAAGGCTTCAAACGCCTGACCCTCGGCGGCGAAGTGCGCCTGCGGCACGGCTATGTAATCCGTTGCGACGAAGCGGTGAAAAATTCAGACGGCCAAGTGGTCGAACTCAAATGCAGCATCGACTACGACACGTTAGGCAAAAACCCCGAAGGACGAAAAGTCAAAGGCGTGATTCACTGGGTGGCCGCCGAACACGCCGCGCCGATTACCGTGCGCCTGTATGACCGCCTGTTCACCGAACCGCGCCCCGATGCCGTGCGCGGCGAAGACGGCGAATACCTGCCGTTTACCGATTTCCTCAACCCCGAATCGGTGAAAGAAATCCGTGCCTACGCCGAAGACGTGGTTAACACGCTGCCCGCCGAAAGCCGCTGGCAGTTTGAGCGTACTGGCTATTTCGTCACCGACCGCAAAGACCATGCCGAGGGCAAACCGGTGTTCAACCGCACCGTGTCGCTGAAAGATACTTGGCAGGCGAAAGCGTAA
- a CDS encoding conjugal transfer protein, producing the protein MSAFIFPDTRPYPETPVKNNLLIHAKALAEGASPAQRKLSQESLHAEICGMLQQNYFLGLSVAMSMAESAAVYRVLLENLTDVLNAEKDEEIQWFAMPLVLVAGCNQAQPLGLGVPAAALRTCLEQHPHLRALNRAQWLPFLVPSADLSDIDAGAWFAAKQNIEAAQAFARRFRPSELSLPDGQSVHVVYALGYGGAEIREALGRNLLDAGLPLMQIWQESLSKQSVTLFVNPLSPDAPLHALTEGSHMRQRMAMDVFAANAIRAVRLQSPRVGVVAAAQQGGKILFGFNAADGAFEVEPLVYAWTLSPADHIGTVQQNFLDLMAECRVEHVYLLHDPISENRPLPAYAQALKLAGHNPFFAELQ; encoded by the coding sequence ATGAGCGCATTCATCTTCCCCGATACCCGCCCCTACCCCGAAACCCCCGTCAAAAACAATCTGCTGATCCACGCCAAAGCGCTGGCCGAGGGCGCATCGCCTGCGCAGCGCAAGCTCTCGCAGGAATCGCTGCACGCCGAAATCTGCGGCATGTTGCAGCAAAACTATTTTCTCGGCCTCTCCGTCGCCATGAGCATGGCTGAAAGCGCCGCCGTTTACCGCGTTTTACTGGAAAATTTGACCGACGTGTTAAACGCCGAAAAAGACGAAGAAATCCAATGGTTTGCCATGCCGCTGGTGTTGGTCGCCGGCTGCAATCAGGCGCAGCCGCTCGGATTGGGCGTTCCCGCCGCCGCGCTGCGAACCTGTTTGGAACAACATCCCCACCTGCGCGCGCTCAACCGCGCCCAATGGCTGCCGTTTCTCGTTCCCTCCGCCGATTTGAGCGACATCGACGCCGGCGCGTGGTTTGCCGCCAAACAGAATATCGAAGCCGCGCAGGCGTTTGCCCGGCGCTTCAGGCCGTCTGAATTATCCCTGCCAGACGGACAATCCGTACACGTCGTTTACGCGCTCGGCTACGGCGGCGCCGAAATCCGCGAAGCGCTCGGCCGCAACCTGCTCGATGCCGGCCTGCCGCTGATGCAGATTTGGCAGGAAAGTCTGTCCAAACAAAGCGTTACCCTGTTCGTCAATCCCCTCTCCCCCGACGCGCCGCTGCACGCCCTGACCGAAGGCAGCCACATGCGCCAGCGCATGGCGATGGACGTATTCGCCGCCAACGCCATCCGCGCCGTCCGCCTGCAAAGCCCGCGCGTCGGCGTGGTTGCCGCCGCACAGCAGGGCGGAAAAATCCTGTTCGGCTTCAACGCCGCCGACGGCGCATTCGAAGTCGAGCCGCTGGTTTACGCTTGGACACTCTCGCCCGCCGACCACATCGGCACCGTACAGCAAAACTTCCTCGACCTCATGGCCGAATGCCGCGTCGAACACGTTTATCTGCTCCACGACCCGATTTCCGAAAACCGCCCCCTGCCCGCCTACGCCCAAGCACTCAAACTCGCCGGCCACAACCCCTTTTTCGCGGAACTTCAATGA
- a CDS encoding low molecular weight protein-tyrosine-phosphatase, with translation MSHKILFVCLGNICRSPMAEYVLRHRAAEHGVSHRIQTDSAGTSGWHDGENMHEGTRKTLARHGISHAGFTSSKVKSADFDAFDYIIAMDDNNLADLEKLFGRHPEKIFKLTDLIPESGYKLVPDPWYTGDFEETFRLVDAGSLALLKKLSLT, from the coding sequence ATGAGCCATAAAATCCTCTTCGTCTGCCTCGGCAACATCTGCCGCTCACCCATGGCCGAATACGTTTTGCGCCACCGCGCCGCCGAACACGGCGTTTCCCACCGCATCCAAACCGACAGCGCCGGCACCTCCGGCTGGCACGACGGTGAAAACATGCACGAAGGCACGCGCAAAACCCTCGCCCGCCACGGCATCAGCCACGCCGGTTTTACCAGCAGCAAAGTCAAAAGCGCCGATTTCGACGCGTTCGACTACATCATCGCCATGGACGACAACAACCTCGCCGACCTCGAAAAACTGTTCGGCCGCCATCCTGAAAAAATCTTCAAACTCACCGACCTGATTCCCGAAAGCGGTTACAAACTCGTGCCCGATCCGTGGTACACCGGCGACTTTGAAGAAACCTTCCGCCTCGTCGATGCCGGCAGCCTCGCCCTACTGAAAAAACTCAGCTTGACCTGA
- a CDS encoding NGO_0222 family membrane protein encodes MKPAKTYLLATAFFTLLFMGLVAFGSYLLSVGSKQYGVAAFLFAFAAVFAQMTCLALFLRQKARSQAAQAQQKENRNA; translated from the coding sequence ATGAAACCCGCCAAAACCTACCTGCTCGCCACCGCCTTCTTTACCCTGCTCTTTATGGGTTTGGTCGCGTTCGGCAGCTACCTCCTCTCCGTCGGCAGCAAACAATACGGCGTCGCCGCCTTTCTCTTCGCTTTCGCCGCCGTGTTCGCCCAAATGACCTGCCTCGCCCTCTTCCTGCGCCAAAAAGCGCGCAGCCAAGCCGCGCAGGCGCAGCAAAAGGAAAACCGAAATGCTTGA
- the rdgB gene encoding RdgB/HAM1 family non-canonical purine NTP pyrophosphatase — MLEKIVLASGNAGKLREFSAIFADDGIEILPQSQFDTPECPEPYFTFVENALAKARHAARHSGLPALADDSGICVNALGGAPGVLSARYAGDNPKSDAANNAKVSAELAGKSDKSCYYVCVLVFVRHEHDPQPVIAEGIWHGQWRETPAGEHGFGYDPHFYLPEHGRTAAQLSPEAKNAVSHRAQALRGLTAKLAAFSR; from the coding sequence ATGCTTGAAAAAATCGTCCTCGCCAGCGGCAACGCCGGCAAATTGCGCGAATTTTCCGCCATCTTCGCCGATGACGGCATAGAAATCCTGCCGCAATCGCAGTTTGACACCCCCGAATGCCCCGAACCCTATTTCACCTTCGTCGAAAACGCCCTGGCCAAAGCCCGCCATGCCGCCCGCCACAGCGGCCTGCCCGCCCTCGCCGACGACTCCGGCATCTGCGTCAACGCCCTCGGCGGCGCACCCGGTGTCCTCTCCGCCCGCTATGCCGGCGACAACCCCAAATCCGATGCCGCCAACAATGCCAAAGTTTCCGCCGAACTCGCCGGCAAAAGCGACAAAAGCTGCTATTACGTCTGCGTCCTCGTTTTCGTCCGCCACGAGCACGACCCGCAACCCGTCATCGCCGAAGGCATCTGGCACGGACAATGGCGGGAAACGCCCGCCGGTGAACACGGCTTCGGCTACGACCCGCATTTCTACCTGCCCGAACACGGTCGCACCGCCGCCCAACTCTCCCCCGAAGCCAAAAACGCCGTCAGCCACCGCGCGCAAGCCCTGCGCGGATTAACCGCCAAGCTGGCGGCGTTCTCCCGCTAA
- the lptG gene encoding LPS export ABC transporter permease LptG: MNLISRYIIRQMAVMAVYSLLAFLALYSFFVVIDEVGDLGKGSYNGMKMMQYVLMQMPARAYELMPLGVLIGGLISLSQLAQGSELTVMKASGLSTKKLLLILSQFGLIFALATVALGEWVAPALSQRAENLKAGAVNGKISTGSTGLWLKEKNSIINVREMLPDHTLTGIKIWTHNDKYELAEAAEAESATLNPDGSWQLKNVRRSVLGDDKVSVSSESTQRLPVELKSGLLDVLLVDPEQMSVSELATYLKHLKENNQQTQTYAIAWWRKLVYPVAAWVMALVAFAFTPQTTRHGNMGLKLFGGICLGLLFHFAGRLFGFTSQLYGIPPFLAGALPTIIFAVLAVYLIRKQERR, encoded by the coding sequence ATGAACCTGATTTCACGCTACATCATCCGCCAGATGGCCGTGATGGCCGTATATTCGCTGCTGGCGTTTCTCGCTTTATACAGTTTTTTCGTCGTCATCGACGAAGTCGGCGATTTGGGCAAGGGCTCTTACAACGGCATGAAAATGATGCAGTATGTTTTGATGCAGATGCCCGCGCGCGCGTATGAACTGATGCCGCTGGGCGTCTTGATCGGCGGCCTGATTTCCCTGAGCCAGCTCGCGCAAGGCAGCGAATTGACCGTGATGAAAGCCAGCGGCTTAAGCACCAAAAAACTCCTGCTCATCCTATCCCAATTCGGCCTGATTTTCGCGCTCGCCACCGTGGCGCTGGGCGAATGGGTCGCCCCCGCCTTGAGCCAGCGTGCCGAAAACCTCAAAGCCGGCGCCGTCAACGGCAAAATCAGCACCGGTTCCACCGGCCTTTGGCTGAAAGAGAAAAACAGCATCATCAATGTGCGCGAAATGCTGCCCGACCACACGCTCACCGGCATCAAAATCTGGACGCACAACGACAAATACGAATTGGCCGAAGCCGCCGAAGCCGAAAGCGCCACCTTAAATCCAGACGGCAGCTGGCAGCTCAAAAACGTACGCCGCAGCGTATTGGGCGACGACAAAGTCAGCGTTTCTTCTGAGTCCACGCAGCGTCTGCCCGTCGAACTCAAAAGCGGCCTGCTCGACGTTTTGCTGGTCGATCCCGAGCAGATGTCCGTATCCGAGCTGGCCACCTATCTCAAACACCTTAAAGAAAACAACCAGCAAACCCAAACCTACGCCATTGCCTGGTGGCGCAAACTGGTCTATCCCGTCGCCGCCTGGGTGATGGCGCTGGTCGCCTTTGCCTTCACCCCGCAAACCACACGCCACGGCAATATGGGGCTGAAACTCTTCGGCGGCATCTGCTTGGGGCTGCTGTTCCACTTCGCCGGACGGCTGTTCGGCTTTACCAGCCAGCTCTACGGCATTCCCCCGTTTCTCGCCGGTGCGCTGCCGACGATTATCTTCGCAGTTTTGGCGGTTTATTTAATCCGCAAACAGGAACGGCGCTGA
- the lptF gene encoding LPS export ABC transporter permease LptF produces the protein MIYQRNFIKELSFSAVGIFVVLLAVLVSTQAINLLGRAADGRVAIDAVLALVGFWIIGMTPLLLVLTAFISTLTVLTRYWRDSEMSVWLSCGLALRQWIRPVMQFAVPFAVLIAVMQLLVMPWAELRSREYAELLKQKQELSLVEAGEFNALGKRNSRVYFVEKFDTESGVMKNLFLRELDDKGNDNIVFAKEGNFSLDNNKRTLQLRNGYRYSGVPGRADYNRVSFENLSLIISTTPKIVDPISHRRTIPTANLIGSDNPQHQAELMWRVSLPISVLLLSMLAVPLSYFNPRTGHTYNILIAIGMFLVYQNGLTLLRNAVEDGKINFWIGFLPMHLFMFAVAVVLLRVRTMPAQPFWQAVGKSLSLKGGK, from the coding sequence ATGATCTACCAAAGAAATTTCATCAAAGAACTCTCTTTTTCCGCCGTCGGCATTTTCGTGGTGCTGCTGGCGGTCTTGGTTTCGACGCAGGCCATCAACCTGCTCGGACGCGCGGCCGACGGGCGGGTGGCGATTGATGCCGTGCTCGCGCTGGTAGGCTTCTGGATTATCGGCATGACGCCGCTGCTGCTGGTGTTGACGGCGTTTATCAGCACACTGACGGTGCTGACCCGCTACTGGCGCGACAGCGAAATGTCGGTCTGGCTCTCCTGCGGGCTGGCGCTCAGGCAATGGATACGGCCGGTGATGCAGTTTGCCGTGCCGTTTGCCGTTCTGATTGCGGTGATGCAGCTTTTGGTGATGCCGTGGGCTGAGCTACGCAGCCGCGAATATGCGGAACTTTTAAAGCAGAAACAAGAGCTTTCGCTGGTTGAGGCGGGCGAATTCAATGCCTTGGGAAAGCGCAACAGCCGCGTTTATTTTGTGGAAAAGTTCGACACCGAATCGGGCGTGATGAAAAACCTGTTTCTGCGCGAGCTCGACGACAAGGGCAACGACAACATCGTGTTTGCCAAAGAGGGCAATTTTTCGCTCGACAACAACAAGCGTACGCTGCAACTGCGCAACGGCTACCGTTACAGCGGCGTGCCGGGCAGGGCGGACTACAACCGCGTGTCGTTTGAAAACCTCAGCCTGATTATCAGCACCACGCCGAAAATCGTCGATCCGATTTCCCACCGCCGCACCATCCCCACAGCGAATTTGATCGGCAGCGACAATCCGCAACATCAGGCCGAACTGATGTGGCGCGTATCGCTGCCCATCAGCGTGCTGCTGCTGAGTATGCTGGCCGTGCCGCTTTCCTATTTCAACCCGCGCACGGGGCATACTTATAATATCCTGATTGCCATCGGTATGTTTCTTGTCTACCAAAACGGCCTGACCCTGCTGCGCAACGCGGTGGAAGACGGCAAAATCAATTTCTGGATCGGTTTTCTGCCGATGCACCTTTTCATGTTTGCCGTCGCCGTCGTTTTACTGCGCGTGCGCACCATGCCCGCGCAGCCGTTTTGGCAGGCGGTGGGTAAAAGTCTGAGTCTGAAAGGCGGAAAATGA
- a CDS encoding leucyl aminopeptidase has translation MEFSTKAGKLQPQQPGAQLFVCTAENLPENASARALFDSLEEKQTFADAKNTVSDGLQAVAVVRLEKSDRAALNKAAAEAAKWAQNQAEIHVCLNAFPADQAAAVAEAFAAVFGNAAYRFDRYKKEAKPAKFAKAVFYSEHESAVSAALAVADAQVFGQTLCRDLGNAAPNECTPEFLAQTAKTEAEKLGASVKILGKDYIQKKMGSFWSVAKGSVQDPYLVELSYFGAADRTAAPVVLVGKGITFDSGGISLKPGAGMDEMKFDMCGAATVISTFCAAVKLKLPVNLIAVVPTCENMPSGGANKPGDVVKSMKGLTIEVLNTDAEGRLILCDALTYAEQFKPKAVIDVATLTGACIVALGHDVSGVMGNNQDLVDSLLAASRAVDDKAWQLPLFDTYKEQLKSNFADIPNIGSPGAGTITAGTFLSYFTEDYPWAHFDIAGTAWKSGAEKGATGRPVPLLLNYLRNVK, from the coding sequence GTGGAATTTAGCACAAAAGCAGGAAAATTGCAGCCGCAACAGCCCGGAGCGCAATTATTTGTCTGTACGGCGGAAAATCTGCCCGAAAACGCAAGTGCGCGCGCGCTTTTTGATTCGCTGGAAGAAAAGCAGACTTTTGCCGACGCGAAAAATACCGTTTCAGACGGCCTGCAAGCCGTAGCGGTTGTGCGTTTGGAAAAATCCGACCGCGCCGCGTTAAACAAAGCCGCCGCCGAAGCCGCCAAATGGGCGCAAAACCAAGCCGAAATCCACGTCTGCCTGAACGCCTTCCCCGCCGATCAAGCCGCTGCGGTTGCCGAAGCCTTCGCCGCCGTGTTCGGCAACGCCGCCTACCGCTTCGACCGCTACAAAAAAGAAGCCAAGCCCGCGAAATTTGCCAAAGCCGTGTTTTATTCCGAACACGAAAGCGCCGTATCCGCCGCGCTGGCGGTAGCCGATGCGCAGGTGTTCGGACAGACTTTGTGCCGCGACTTGGGCAACGCCGCGCCGAATGAATGCACGCCCGAATTTTTAGCGCAAACCGCCAAAACCGAAGCCGAAAAACTCGGCGCAAGCGTCAAAATCTTGGGCAAAGACTACATTCAAAAAAAAATGGGCTCGTTTTGGTCGGTCGCCAAAGGCAGCGTGCAAGACCCGTATCTGGTCGAGCTGAGCTACTTCGGCGCCGCTGACCGAACCGCCGCGCCCGTCGTTTTGGTCGGCAAAGGCATCACCTTCGACAGCGGCGGCATCTCGCTGAAACCCGGTGCCGGCATGGACGAAATGAAATTCGATATGTGCGGCGCCGCCACCGTCATCAGCACCTTCTGCGCCGCAGTCAAACTCAAGCTGCCCGTCAATCTCATCGCCGTTGTGCCCACCTGCGAAAACATGCCCTCGGGCGGCGCCAACAAACCCGGCGACGTGGTCAAATCCATGAAAGGGCTGACGATTGAAGTTTTGAACACCGATGCCGAAGGCCGTCTGATTCTCTGCGACGCCCTCACCTACGCCGAACAGTTCAAACCCAAAGCCGTCATCGATGTCGCCACCCTCACCGGCGCCTGCATCGTCGCCCTCGGCCACGACGTCAGCGGCGTGATGGGCAACAATCAGGACTTGGTCGACAGCCTCCTCGCCGCCTCCCGCGCCGTGGACGACAAAGCCTGGCAGCTCCCGCTGTTCGACACTTATAAAGAACAGCTCAAATCCAACTTCGCCGACATCCCCAACATCGGCAGCCCCGGCGCAGGCACCATCACCGCCGGCACCTTCCTCTCCTACTTCACCGAAGACTACCCGTGGGCGCACTTCGACATCGCCGGCACGGCTTGGAAATCGGGCGCGGAAAAAGGCGCCACCGGCCGCCCCGTGCCGCTGTTGCTGAATTATCTGCGCAACGTGAAGTAA
- a CDS encoding DNA polymerase III subunit chi, with protein sequence MPKATFYTHVSNPAAFTCRLAARAIRGGGRVLVWSDSAAAVSALDRDLWQFDPESFIPHEIWANHAPMPSETPLLLASGYDLPTLPAEATVLNLSPDFWNQAPQAPARVLEIVGANFEELEEARNRFRAYRQSGFEIEHFNMAGKA encoded by the coding sequence ATGCCCAAAGCCACGTTTTACACCCACGTTTCCAACCCCGCCGCCTTTACCTGCCGCTTGGCCGCACGCGCCATACGGGGCGGCGGGCGGGTGTTGGTCTGGTCGGACAGCGCCGCCGCCGTCTCCGCGCTCGACCGCGATTTGTGGCAGTTTGATCCCGAAAGTTTTATTCCCCACGAAATCTGGGCAAACCATGCGCCGATGCCGTCTGAAACGCCGCTGCTGCTCGCTTCGGGTTACGACCTGCCCACGCTGCCCGCCGAAGCGACGGTGTTGAACCTCTCGCCAGACTTTTGGAACCAAGCCCCGCAAGCGCCCGCGCGTGTGTTGGAAATCGTCGGTGCGAATTTTGAAGAGCTCGAAGAAGCGCGCAACCGCTTCCGCGCCTACAGGCAAAGCGGGTTTGAAATCGAGCATTTCAATATGGCGGGCAAGGCTTGA
- a CDS encoding FKBP-type peptidyl-prolyl cis-trans isomerase, translated as MNKTFKFGALAIAAALALTACDKKDAAGKPASAPAVSAASGAAAASNIGTPAQQASYAMGIDIGRTLKQMKDQGTEVDLKVFNEALQTMYDGKEPKMSEMQAQEVMMKFLQEQQAKAQAKFQADAKTNLEKGNAFLAENGKKQGVKTTASGLQYTVKTEGTGKQPKATDVVTVEYEGRLIDGTVFDSSKQNGLPATFPLNQVIPGWTEAVQLMKEGGEATFFIPAKLAYGERGAGEKIGPNSTLVFDVKLVKVGAPEGAAPAQPEVKMDVKKVQ; from the coding sequence ATGAACAAAACTTTCAAATTCGGCGCGCTGGCGATCGCCGCCGCTTTGGCTCTGACCGCTTGTGACAAAAAAGACGCCGCTGGCAAACCGGCTTCGGCGCCTGCCGTTTCGGCCGCTTCCGGCGCCGCTGCCGCTTCCAACATCGGCACGCCTGCCCAGCAGGCCAGCTACGCGATGGGTATCGACATCGGCCGCACCCTCAAGCAGATGAAAGACCAGGGTACCGAAGTTGACCTGAAAGTGTTCAACGAAGCCCTGCAAACCATGTATGACGGCAAAGAGCCGAAAATGAGCGAAATGCAGGCTCAGGAAGTGATGATGAAATTCCTGCAGGAGCAGCAGGCAAAAGCGCAGGCCAAATTCCAGGCCGATGCAAAAACCAATCTGGAAAAAGGCAATGCCTTCCTGGCTGAAAACGGCAAAAAACAAGGCGTGAAAACCACCGCCTCCGGCCTGCAATACACCGTTAAAACCGAGGGTACGGGCAAACAGCCTAAAGCCACCGACGTCGTTACCGTGGAATACGAAGGCCGTCTGATTGACGGTACCGTATTCGACAGCAGCAAACAAAACGGCCTGCCGGCGACCTTCCCGCTCAACCAAGTGATTCCGGGTTGGACTGAAGCCGTGCAGCTGATGAAAGAAGGTGGCGAAGCCACATTCTTCATCCCGGCCAAACTGGCTTACGGCGAACGCGGTGCAGGCGAGAAAATCGGCCCGAATTCTACTTTGGTATTCGATGTCAAACTGGTGAAAGTCGGCGCACCCGAAGGTGCTGCGCCCGCCCAACCGGAAGTGAAAATGGACGTAAAAAAAGTCCAATAA
- the purN gene encoding phosphoribosylglycinamide formyltransferase: protein MKNIVILISGRGSNMQAIVSAAIPNVRIAAVLSNRADAAGLAWAAERGIATESLNHKDFDSRFAFDTAMMEKIDAYAPDLVVLAGFMRILTPQFCAHYEGRLINIHPSLLPSFTGLHTHERAIEAGCRVAGCSIHFVTAELDCGPIIAQGVVPVLDGDNADTLAARVLAVEHKLFPQAVADFAAGRLKIEGNRVINQQRNAAGDQNLLA, encoded by the coding sequence ATGAAAAACATCGTGATCCTGATTTCCGGCCGCGGCAGCAATATGCAGGCGATTGTCAGCGCAGCGATTCCGAATGTACGCATTGCCGCCGTATTGAGTAACCGCGCCGACGCGGCGGGATTGGCGTGGGCAGCGGAACGCGGCATCGCCACCGAAAGCCTCAACCACAAAGATTTTGACTCGCGCTTTGCGTTTGACACCGCCATGATGGAAAAAATCGACGCCTACGCGCCCGATTTGGTCGTATTGGCAGGCTTTATGCGCATCCTCACGCCCCAATTCTGCGCGCATTACGAAGGCCGTCTGATCAACATCCACCCCTCGCTGCTGCCCTCGTTTACCGGCCTGCACACCCACGAACGCGCCATCGAAGCCGGTTGCCGCGTTGCCGGCTGCTCCATCCATTTCGTTACCGCCGAACTCGACTGCGGCCCGATTATCGCGCAAGGCGTCGTGCCCGTTTTAGACGGCGACAACGCCGACACGCTCGCCGCGCGGGTATTGGCCGTAGAACACAAACTTTTTCCGCAAGCCGTCGCCGATTTTGCCGCAGGCCGTCTGAAAATCGAAGGCAACCGCGTCATCAATCAGCAACGCAACGCCGCCGGAGACCAAAACCTTTTGGCCTGA
- a CDS encoding DUF3108 domain-containing protein, with protein MHTPTRTAVLILAATLSLPAFSAELPKSAVLQFSGSYGIPATMTFNRSGSSYKIVSTVKVPLYRIRFESGGTVSGNSLKPRYYKEIRNGKLYASAKFSGGKVSYGKAGEEKTQAVSGTTMDLFTLAWQLAANDARLPAGLRVTNGKKIYPIAGMSKTGSAQYKFSGGTTPVDRYVVHRGNDVITYAFASKINHIPAQISFTDDYTKTYNLKLTGVKINGKAVKP; from the coding sequence ATGCACACACCAACCCGCACCGCCGTTTTAATCCTGGCTGCCACCCTATCGCTACCCGCATTTTCGGCAGAGCTGCCCAAATCCGCTGTTTTGCAGTTTTCCGGCAGCTACGGCATCCCCGCCACCATGACGTTCAACCGCAGCGGCAGCAGTTACAAAATCGTTTCCACCGTGAAAGTGCCGCTTTACCGCATCCGCTTTGAATCCGGCGGCACGGTTTCCGGCAACAGCCTCAAGCCGAGATACTACAAAGAAATCCGCAACGGCAAGCTCTACGCCTCTGCCAAATTCAGCGGCGGCAAAGTAAGCTACGGCAAAGCCGGCGAGGAGAAAACCCAAGCGGTATCGGGCACGACGATGGATTTATTCACCCTCGCCTGGCAGCTTGCCGCCAACGACGCCCGCCTGCCCGCCGGCTTGCGCGTGACCAACGGCAAAAAAATCTACCCGATTGCCGGTATGAGCAAAACCGGTTCGGCGCAGTATAAATTCAGCGGCGGCACCACGCCTGTCGATAGATATGTCGTCCACCGCGGCAACGATGTGATTACCTATGCGTTTGCCTCCAAAATCAACCATATCCCCGCGCAAATCAGCTTTACCGACGACTACACGAAAACCTACAACCTCAAACTGACCGGCGTAAAAATCAACGGTAAAGCCGTGAAGCCTTGA